The Deinococcus wulumuqiensis R12 genome has a window encoding:
- the mnmA gene encoding tRNA 2-thiouridine(34) synthase MnmA, which translates to MTAVSPTPDQTPSPRPASGERVLCAMSGGVDSSVTASLLKEQGYQVIGAMMRFWPDDKRVDTFDSCCSPDAAYEARRVAEQVGVPFYLLDYREQFQRHIVGPFLDEYARGRTPNPCVNCNTKVKFDELVKKAKMLGCRYVATGHYVKRVENAQGEVEFWRGDDPRKDQTYFLWGTPRDALPYILFPVGELEKPRVREIAAERGLLTAQKPESQNICFVPGKVQDFVAEHLPASQGFIREIATGEVVGEHLGTQFYTLGQKKGLGLYQSHRVRHVVHLDPATDTVWVGDYEDCLWTGLRATNANYLLDLPELPTDLEVQVRYRTAPVKARVLRADEQGFELEFAEPQFAVAPGQSAVLYAGPRLLGGGLIADHARELPALT; encoded by the coding sequence ATGACGGCTGTTTCCCCGACCCCCGACCAGACCCCCTCGCCCCGGCCCGCTTCCGGTGAGCGGGTGCTGTGCGCCATGTCGGGCGGGGTGGACAGTTCGGTGACGGCCTCGCTGCTCAAGGAACAGGGCTATCAGGTCATCGGCGCGATGATGCGCTTCTGGCCCGACGACAAGCGCGTGGACACCTTCGACTCGTGCTGCTCGCCCGACGCCGCCTACGAAGCCCGCCGGGTGGCCGAACAGGTGGGCGTGCCGTTTTACCTGCTCGATTACCGCGAGCAGTTTCAGCGCCACATCGTCGGGCCGTTTCTGGACGAGTACGCGCGGGGCCGCACGCCCAACCCCTGCGTGAACTGCAACACCAAGGTCAAGTTCGACGAGTTGGTCAAGAAGGCCAAGATGCTCGGCTGCCGCTACGTGGCGACGGGGCACTACGTCAAGCGGGTGGAAAACGCGCAGGGTGAGGTCGAATTCTGGCGGGGCGACGACCCGCGCAAGGACCAGACCTATTTCCTGTGGGGCACGCCGCGTGACGCGCTGCCGTACATCCTCTTTCCGGTGGGTGAACTGGAAAAGCCCCGCGTGCGCGAAATCGCCGCCGAGCGCGGCCTGCTCACCGCCCAGAAGCCCGAAAGTCAGAACATCTGCTTCGTGCCCGGCAAGGTGCAGGATTTCGTGGCCGAGCACCTGCCGGCGAGCCAGGGGTTCATCCGCGAAATCGCGACGGGCGAAGTCGTGGGCGAACACCTCGGCACGCAGTTCTACACCCTGGGACAGAAAAAGGGGCTGGGCCTGTACCAGTCGCACCGCGTCCGGCACGTCGTTCACCTCGACCCGGCGACCGACACCGTCTGGGTGGGCGACTACGAGGACTGCCTGTGGACCGGACTGAGGGCGACGAACGCGAACTACCTGCTCGACCTCCCCGAGCTCCCCACCGACCTCGAAGTGCAGGTCCGCTACCGCACGGCGCCGGTCAAGGCCCGCGTCCTGCGTGCCGACGAGCAGGGCTTCGAACTGGAGTTTGCCGAACCGCAGTTCGCGGTGGCTCCCGGCCAGAGCGCGGTGCTGTACGCCGGGCCGCGTCTGCTGGGCGGCGGGCTGATCGCCGACCACGCCCGCGAGCTGCCAGCGCTGACCTGA